The following are encoded in a window of Sphaerisporangium siamense genomic DNA:
- a CDS encoding GAF and ANTAR domain-containing protein — protein MSVLADQVAMAAGVCGATVEARRERRDRLLVASHPDLGELAELEPRRGPAGQVVTSERPVLVVDTRLDDRWPDFCRAALRRGVRACLAAGGRTDGVVAVVTVYEVRPGRLGPGSVPLVSAFAAQAALLVRSLDDGERGRRRAEQLRETMASRWPIEQAKGMIMQALRCDAETAFAELRRASQNSHLKLRDVAQHLIARRIGAPATSEDGPAKG, from the coding sequence TTGAGCGTTCTTGCCGACCAGGTCGCGATGGCGGCCGGGGTCTGCGGCGCGACCGTCGAGGCGCGCCGCGAACGGCGAGATCGCCTCCTCGTGGCCTCCCATCCGGATTTGGGGGAGCTCGCCGAACTGGAGCCGCGCCGCGGACCGGCCGGTCAGGTGGTGACCTCGGAGCGGCCCGTCCTGGTGGTCGACACCCGCCTCGACGACCGCTGGCCCGACTTCTGCCGCGCCGCCCTGCGCCGTGGCGTCCGGGCCTGCCTGGCCGCGGGAGGACGGACGGACGGGGTCGTCGCCGTGGTGACCGTGTACGAGGTGCGCCCCGGCCGGCTCGGACCCGGGAGCGTCCCGCTGGTGTCGGCGTTCGCCGCGCAGGCCGCCCTGCTGGTGCGGTCCCTGGACGACGGCGAGCGCGGGCGGCGGAGGGCAGAACAGCTCCGCGAGACCATGGCGTCCCGCTGGCCGATCGAACAGGCCAAGGGAATGATCATGCAGGCGCTGCGCTGCGACGCCGAGACGGCGTTCGCGGAGCTGCGCCGGGCCTCGCAGAACTCGCATCTCAAACTTCGCGACGTCGCCCAGCACCTGATCGCCCGGCGGATCGGCGCACCCGCGACCTCCGAAGACGGCCCCGCCAAAGGTTAG
- the cobF gene encoding precorrin-6A synthase (deacetylating) — MKRILIIGIGAGDPDHLTLQAAKAMARADVFFVLDKGEAKDDLIRLRRTLIEAHAEAPYRVVEAGDPERDRTAAAYGAAVDDWRSRRARICERLVQDELADGQTGAFLVWGDPGLYDSTLAIVEEILARGAVHFDYEVIPGISSVAALAARHRVSLTQVGRPVHVTTGRRLAEDGPTADDLVVMLDAHTAFAGLDGDFHIYWGAYVGTPDEILVEGPVPEVTDRIRDLRAEARHRKGWIMDTYLLRRLR; from the coding sequence GTGAAGCGCATCCTCATCATCGGCATCGGCGCCGGGGACCCCGATCACCTGACCCTGCAGGCGGCCAAGGCGATGGCCCGCGCCGACGTGTTCTTCGTCCTGGACAAGGGCGAGGCCAAGGACGACCTGATCCGGCTGCGGCGGACCCTCATCGAGGCGCACGCCGAGGCCCCGTACCGCGTGGTCGAGGCCGGCGACCCCGAGCGCGACCGTACCGCCGCCGCCTACGGCGCGGCGGTGGACGACTGGCGGTCCCGCCGCGCGCGGATCTGCGAGCGGCTCGTCCAGGACGAGCTCGCCGACGGGCAGACCGGCGCGTTCCTGGTCTGGGGCGATCCGGGGCTGTACGACAGCACGCTCGCCATCGTCGAGGAGATCCTCGCCCGGGGCGCCGTCCATTTCGACTACGAGGTCATCCCGGGCATCAGCAGCGTGGCCGCGCTGGCCGCGCGCCACCGCGTGAGCCTGACCCAGGTCGGCCGCCCGGTGCACGTCACCACCGGCCGCCGCCTGGCCGAGGACGGCCCCACGGCCGACGACCTGGTCGTCATGCTGGACGCCCACACCGCCTTCGCCGGCCTCGACGGCGACTTCCACATCTACTGGGGCGCCTACGTGGGCACCCCCGACGAGATCCTGGTGGAAGGCCCCGTCCCCGAGGTCACCGACCGCATCCGCGACCTCCGCGCCGAGGCCCGCCACCGCAAGGGCTGGATCATGGACACCTACCTGCTGCGCCGCCTCCGATGA
- a CDS encoding DUF2795 domain-containing protein has protein sequence MQREDAGNGQAQGFSPAHEPRSPEGIGAREVGERSELATWISGTHAFPADRDELVERARQEQAPDGVLSALRALPDRRFENLEEVAEQLGLGGGFHA, from the coding sequence ATGCAGCGCGAAGACGCGGGCAACGGACAGGCCCAGGGTTTCTCCCCGGCGCACGAGCCGAGGTCGCCGGAGGGCATCGGCGCCCGCGAGGTCGGCGAACGCAGCGAGCTGGCCACGTGGATCAGCGGGACCCACGCCTTTCCCGCCGACCGTGACGAACTGGTGGAGCGCGCCCGCCAGGAGCAGGCGCCCGACGGCGTCCTGTCGGCGCTGCGCGCCCTGCCCGACCGCCGTTTCGAGAACCTGGAGGAGGTCGCGGAACAGCTCGGCCTGGGCGGCGGCTTCCACGCCTGA
- a CDS encoding APC family permease, with translation MTSQRTTTEEAAVSDPSSSLSNPPLRRGLKMLGTLLITLSAITPASSVFIIAPGVVGQAGSGAFWSFVMAAVVGIFMAFVYAELASAYPLSGGEYAIVGRTLGKLPGFVILGLLVVTQLLIIAVIALGVGTYLAVLFPGVPGPVVAAVTTAAATVLAVFDIKLNAWITGVFLAIEMIALIVVSALGFFHPARSLGELLTSPVAAVDGAVAPVSAGLIVGAAAVAIFAYNGYGSAVYFGEETTDAHRGIARAILWALAITVVAELVPVTAVLLGAPSLQELFAADNMMGLFVTTQAGETVNTVISLAVALAIINAVLAIILISARMVFSTGRDTAWPGAVSRALAAIHPRTGTPWIATLVTGGFATLLCFADEELLLVVTGTSLIVVYAALCLAAIAGRRNGTTAHAAYRMPWFPVAPVLALAALAYVIWQNAMDPAVGRTSLLITVGVCAVAALYYALVLRGRGQWVLRGPEEEETTAPETAAR, from the coding sequence ATGACCAGTCAAAGAACCACGACCGAGGAGGCCGCCGTGTCGGATCCGTCGTCGTCACTCTCCAACCCGCCCCTGCGCCGAGGTCTCAAGATGCTCGGCACGCTGCTCATCACGCTCTCGGCCATCACGCCCGCGTCCTCTGTGTTCATCATCGCGCCGGGCGTGGTGGGCCAGGCGGGCAGCGGCGCGTTCTGGAGCTTCGTGATGGCGGCCGTCGTGGGCATCTTCATGGCCTTCGTCTACGCCGAGCTGGCCTCGGCCTATCCGCTCAGCGGCGGCGAGTACGCCATCGTCGGCCGCACCCTGGGCAAGCTGCCCGGTTTCGTCATCCTCGGCCTGCTGGTGGTCACGCAGCTCTTGATCATCGCGGTCATCGCGCTGGGCGTCGGCACCTACCTGGCGGTGCTGTTCCCGGGGGTGCCCGGACCTGTCGTGGCCGCGGTGACGACGGCGGCGGCGACCGTGCTCGCCGTCTTCGACATCAAGCTCAACGCCTGGATCACCGGTGTCTTCCTGGCGATCGAGATGATCGCGCTGATCGTGGTGAGCGCCCTCGGGTTCTTCCACCCGGCGCGATCGCTCGGCGAACTGCTCACCTCGCCTGTCGCGGCCGTGGACGGCGCCGTCGCCCCCGTCTCGGCCGGGCTGATCGTCGGCGCGGCGGCCGTGGCCATCTTCGCCTACAACGGCTACGGCTCCGCCGTCTACTTCGGCGAGGAGACCACGGACGCCCACCGCGGCATCGCCCGCGCCATCCTGTGGGCGCTGGCGATCACGGTCGTGGCCGAGCTGGTCCCGGTGACCGCCGTGCTGCTCGGCGCGCCGTCGCTGCAGGAGCTGTTCGCCGCCGACAACATGATGGGGCTTTTCGTCACCACACAGGCGGGCGAGACCGTGAACACCGTGATCAGCCTCGCCGTCGCGCTGGCCATCATCAACGCCGTCCTGGCGATCATCCTCATCTCCGCGCGCATGGTGTTCAGCACCGGCAGGGACACGGCGTGGCCGGGCGCGGTCAGCCGGGCGCTGGCCGCCATCCACCCCCGCACCGGCACCCCCTGGATCGCCACGCTGGTCACCGGCGGGTTCGCCACCCTCCTGTGCTTCGCCGACGAGGAGCTCCTCCTCGTCGTCACCGGCACCTCGCTCATCGTCGTCTACGCGGCGCTGTGCCTGGCCGCGATCGCCGGACGGCGCAACGGCACCACCGCGCACGCCGCCTACCGGATGCCGTGGTTCCCGGTCGCGCCGGTGCTCGCCCTGGCGGCCCTGGCCTATGTCATCTGGCAGAACGCGATGGATCCGGCCGTTGGGCGCACCAGCCTCCTGATCACCGTGGGGGTCTGCGCCGTCGCGGCCCTCTACTACGCGCTGGTGCTGCGCGGGCGCGGCCAGTGGGTCCTGCGCGGCCCGGAAGAGGAGGAGACGACCGCACCGGAGACCGCGGCCCGCTGA
- a CDS encoding sensor histidine kinase produces MTSRRAWRHRSVKTRVTTVASAAAALVCLAAALTLSLAAPEPALYGTPAVLAGLVGGSLLLIMATAFGTYWMMGRTLRPVRAISRKLATIRPSTLGERVPLPSHDDEFKELARAANQTLERAHAAIQGQLRFASDTSHDLRNPLAGMRTEIEEALMGGEETDWVETAGRLLESVERLQDLVTNLLEISRLDAGVMRHHDLLNLAVLVDGELDHRPGKVRVVRRFGSGVMVYGERVGLTRLLHNLMDNAERHARSVVMVTVEHRGDAAVLEVYDDGSGVPPEQREVIFERFARLQEARAKDSGGTGLGLPIARQIAEDHGGTLVLEDSPSGARFVARFPRPAAPGAGFALLPG; encoded by the coding sequence ATGACCAGTCGAAGAGCGTGGCGGCACCGCTCCGTCAAGACCCGTGTGACCACCGTGGCGAGCGCCGCCGCGGCGCTGGTCTGCCTCGCCGCCGCCCTGACGCTGTCGCTGGCCGCGCCCGAGCCCGCGCTCTACGGCACCCCGGCCGTGCTGGCGGGGCTCGTCGGCGGTTCGCTGCTGCTGATCATGGCCACCGCGTTCGGGACGTACTGGATGATGGGCAGGACCCTGCGGCCGGTGCGCGCCATCAGCAGGAAGCTCGCCACGATCCGGCCCTCCACCCTGGGCGAGCGGGTTCCGCTGCCGAGCCATGACGACGAGTTCAAGGAGTTGGCGCGGGCCGCCAACCAGACGCTGGAGCGGGCCCACGCGGCGATCCAGGGCCAGCTGAGGTTCGCCTCGGACACCTCCCACGACCTGCGCAACCCCCTCGCGGGGATGCGCACCGAGATCGAGGAGGCGCTCATGGGCGGGGAGGAGACCGACTGGGTGGAGACCGCCGGCAGGCTGCTGGAGTCGGTCGAGCGGTTGCAGGACCTGGTGACCAACCTGCTGGAGATCTCCCGGCTCGACGCGGGCGTCATGCGCCACCACGACCTCCTCAACCTCGCCGTCCTGGTGGACGGCGAGCTCGACCACCGGCCGGGCAAGGTGAGGGTGGTCAGGAGGTTCGGCAGCGGCGTGATGGTCTACGGGGAGCGGGTCGGACTCACGCGGCTGCTGCACAACCTCATGGACAACGCCGAACGCCACGCCCGCTCCGTGGTCATGGTCACCGTCGAGCACCGGGGCGACGCGGCGGTGCTGGAGGTGTACGACGACGGGAGCGGGGTGCCGCCCGAACAGCGGGAGGTCATCTTCGAGCGCTTCGCCCGCCTGCAGGAGGCGCGTGCCAAGGACAGCGGCGGCACCGGCCTGGGCCTGCCGATCGCCCGGCAGATCGCCGAGGACCACGGCGGCACCCTCGTCCTTGAGGACAGCCCGTCCGGGGCGCGGTTCGTCGCGCGCTTTCCCCGGCCGGCCGCTCCGGGCGCCGGCTTCGCGCTCCTCCCGGGGTGA
- a CDS encoding TetR/AcrR family transcriptional regulator — translation MPRPSRAHHRRGELVAAARQAVLDRGVLGLRLRDVADQADMSTGSVLYYFPTLDDLLYEVQRDAVERFCVDREEAARRETDPRRKLVRTIRAGLPSGQDDELCVLLYELGAYARRTPAYAAEHIRLYERQVGLYTAILETGAATGVFDLTRDAATIARGLVALEDGLGLHITQAVPTFTPPAAEAMLIAYAADATRCELDA, via the coding sequence ATGCCACGACCAAGCCGAGCACATCACCGGCGCGGCGAGCTCGTCGCCGCCGCTCGTCAGGCCGTCCTCGACCGGGGCGTGCTCGGTCTGCGACTGCGCGATGTCGCCGACCAGGCCGACATGTCCACCGGCTCGGTCCTGTACTACTTCCCGACGCTCGACGACCTGCTGTACGAGGTGCAGCGCGACGCCGTCGAACGGTTCTGCGTGGACCGCGAAGAGGCGGCGCGCCGTGAGACCGACCCGCGCCGGAAGCTGGTCCGCACCATCAGGGCGGGCCTGCCCAGCGGTCAGGACGACGAGCTGTGCGTCCTGCTCTACGAGCTCGGCGCGTACGCCCGGCGCACCCCCGCCTACGCCGCCGAGCACATCCGGCTGTACGAACGCCAGGTCGGCCTCTACACCGCGATCCTCGAAACGGGCGCGGCGACCGGGGTGTTCGACCTGACCCGCGACGCCGCCACCATCGCGCGCGGCCTCGTCGCCCTCGAAGACGGCCTGGGGTTGCACATCACCCAGGCCGTGCCCACCTTCACCCCGCCGGCGGCCGAGGCGATGCTCATCGCCTACGCGGCCGACGCCACCCGCTGCGAACTGGATGCATGA
- a CDS encoding cytochrome P450 — protein sequence MDETLFALLEGYGWLPARMRRAAGSGVARTRLAGRRTVALRGPEAARFFYDERHIRRDGALPGLVKSTLTGHGAVHTLDGAAHRARKALFLALLTDDGVARLVDHVTTAWDDAVDSWSPHEPVVLFDETAAVLTRAVCAWSGVPLDEAEVPAVAADLVAMVDGFATPGPRHWRARSARRRREAWLARLIEDVRGGAARAAPGSAVEAVARHQDADGRTIDARVAAVELLNVLRPTVAVCWWLTFAAHALHRRPHHRAPLREEAGYAEMFVQEVRRFYPFAPFVGGLAVRDLDFGGEPIRAGSLVLLDIYGQHHDPLLWKDPYVFEPRRFADGPPGPFDLIPQGGGDPATGHRCPGDDLAVALTRALARRLAGLRYDVPRQNLTISLRRIPARPASGFVLTPAADGDL from the coding sequence ATGGACGAGACGTTGTTCGCGCTGTTGGAAGGGTACGGATGGCTGCCCGCCCGGATGCGCCGCGCCGCCGGGAGCGGCGTGGCGCGCACGCGGCTGGCGGGACGGCGGACGGTGGCCCTGCGCGGACCTGAGGCCGCGCGGTTCTTCTACGACGAACGCCACATACGCCGGGACGGGGCCCTGCCCGGCCTGGTCAAGAGCACGCTCACCGGCCACGGCGCGGTGCACACCCTGGACGGCGCGGCGCATCGCGCGCGCAAGGCGCTGTTCCTGGCGCTGCTCACCGACGACGGCGTGGCTCGTCTGGTGGATCACGTGACGACCGCGTGGGACGACGCCGTGGACTCCTGGAGTCCCCACGAGCCGGTCGTGCTGTTCGACGAGACGGCGGCCGTCCTCACGCGGGCCGTCTGCGCGTGGTCCGGCGTGCCGCTGGACGAGGCGGAGGTCCCGGCGGTGGCCGCCGACCTGGTCGCGATGGTGGACGGCTTCGCGACCCCGGGTCCGCGGCACTGGCGGGCACGCTCGGCGCGCCGGCGGCGTGAGGCGTGGCTGGCCCGTCTCATCGAGGACGTGCGCGGCGGCGCGGCGCGGGCGGCGCCGGGGTCGGCCGTCGAGGCCGTCGCCCGCCACCAGGACGCCGACGGCCGGACGATCGACGCCCGGGTGGCCGCGGTGGAGCTGCTCAACGTGCTGCGTCCGACCGTGGCCGTCTGCTGGTGGCTGACCTTCGCCGCCCACGCCCTGCACCGCAGGCCGCACCACCGTGCGCCTCTTCGCGAGGAGGCCGGGTACGCCGAGATGTTCGTCCAGGAGGTCCGGCGCTTCTACCCCTTCGCCCCGTTCGTCGGCGGCCTCGCGGTCAGGGACCTGGACTTCGGCGGGGAGCCGATCCGCGCCGGCTCGCTGGTGCTGCTCGACATCTACGGGCAGCACCACGACCCGCTCCTGTGGAAGGACCCCTACGTCTTCGAGCCGCGCCGGTTCGCCGACGGTCCGCCCGGCCCGTTCGACCTCATCCCGCAGGGCGGCGGCGACCCCGCCACGGGCCACCGGTGTCCGGGCGACGATCTGGCCGTCGCCCTGACGCGGGCCCTGGCCCGGCGCCTGGCCGGCCTCCGGTACGACGTCCCCCGGCAGAACCTCACGATCTCCCTGCGGCGTATCCCGGCCCGCCCGGCGAGCGGCTTCGTCCTGACGCCCGCGGCGGACGGCGACCTCTAG
- a CDS encoding DUF4383 domain-containing protein: MATTRARTDRSTLQWAAFACGVVFLLVGVLGFIPGITTDYDTLRFAGHHSDAMLLGVFQVSVLHNIVHLAFGVAGVVLSRTWEGARNFLIAGGIVYGLLWIYGLIVDHDSDANLVPLNTPDNWLHLVLAVGMIGLGLLLSRRHPTHH; this comes from the coding sequence ATGGCCACCACACGAGCACGAACAGATCGGTCAACCCTGCAGTGGGCCGCCTTCGCGTGCGGCGTGGTGTTCCTCCTCGTCGGTGTGCTCGGGTTCATCCCTGGCATCACGACCGACTACGACACGCTGCGGTTCGCGGGCCACCACTCCGACGCCATGCTGCTGGGCGTCTTCCAGGTCTCCGTCCTCCACAACATCGTCCACCTGGCCTTCGGCGTCGCGGGCGTCGTGCTGTCCCGGACGTGGGAGGGGGCCAGGAACTTCCTGATCGCCGGGGGGATCGTCTACGGGCTGCTGTGGATCTACGGACTGATCGTGGACCACGACAGCGACGCCAACCTCGTTCCCCTGAACACCCCCGACAACTGGCTCCACCTGGTCCTGGCCGTAGGGATGATCGGCCTCGGCCTGCTCCTGTCCCGCCGCCACCCGACACACCACTAG
- a CDS encoding hemerythrin domain-containing protein, translated as MREDDKATERTDDGDVVDLLLRRHALIRDLFDEVERAGAEERPGAFRRLVRLLAVHETVEEEIVHPYARHAIDGGDEVVDDRLAEENEAKQLLMDLDKHGPGAPDFLERLALLRGAVTAHARSEERYEFTQLRARTTPAQRRALAAGLKAAEAVAPTHPHPGVESATENLLLGPPVALMDRVRDAIRRTTAERN; from the coding sequence ATGAGGGAAGATGACAAGGCCACCGAGCGGACGGACGACGGCGACGTCGTCGATCTGCTGCTGCGCCGGCACGCGTTGATCCGCGACCTGTTCGACGAGGTCGAGCGGGCGGGTGCCGAGGAGCGGCCCGGCGCGTTCCGGCGGCTGGTCCGCCTGCTCGCCGTGCACGAGACGGTGGAGGAGGAGATCGTCCACCCCTACGCGCGCCACGCGATCGACGGCGGTGACGAGGTCGTCGACGACCGCCTGGCCGAGGAGAACGAGGCCAAGCAGTTGCTGATGGACCTCGACAAGCACGGTCCTGGGGCGCCGGACTTCCTGGAGCGGCTCGCTCTGCTGCGCGGCGCGGTGACGGCGCACGCCCGCAGTGAGGAACGCTACGAGTTCACCCAGCTCCGCGCCAGGACCACGCCGGCCCAGCGCAGAGCTCTGGCCGCCGGTCTGAAGGCCGCCGAGGCGGTGGCCCCCACCCACCCCCATCCGGGCGTGGAGTCGGCCACGGAGAACCTCCTGCTGGGACCGCCGGTGGCGCTGATGGACCGCGTCCGTGACGCGATCCGCCGGACCACGGCCGAGCGGAACTGA
- a CDS encoding hemerythrin domain-containing protein — MTDTRTKPETMGEDDVIDLLVAQHGMIRDLFDEVEQASDAERGEAFTRLVRLLAVHETAEEEIVHPYARRKLDGGEAVVDDRLAEENEAKELLMRMDQAGPDAPDFADNLALLRVAVETHARSEERYEFTKLRGHTSETERRALAAGVRAAEAMAPTHPHPGTETATKNVLVGTPVAMMDRVRDVIRQTIGKGD; from the coding sequence ATGACGGACACGCGGACCAAGCCGGAGACGATGGGCGAGGACGACGTCATCGACCTGCTGGTGGCCCAGCACGGGATGATCAGAGACCTGTTCGACGAGGTCGAACAGGCGTCCGACGCCGAGAGGGGGGAGGCCTTCACCCGGCTCGTGCGCCTGCTGGCCGTCCACGAGACCGCCGAGGAGGAGATCGTCCACCCGTATGCCCGCCGCAAGCTGGACGGCGGCGAGGCCGTCGTGGACGATCGCCTGGCCGAGGAGAACGAGGCCAAGGAACTGCTCATGCGGATGGACCAGGCCGGTCCCGACGCGCCGGACTTCGCGGACAACCTGGCGCTGCTGCGCGTCGCCGTGGAGACGCACGCCCGCAGCGAGGAGCGCTACGAGTTCACCAAGCTCCGCGGCCACACCAGCGAGACCGAACGGCGAGCGCTGGCGGCGGGAGTGCGGGCGGCCGAGGCGATGGCTCCGACCCATCCCCACCCCGGCACCGAGACGGCCACCAAGAACGTCCTCGTCGGCACCCCGGTGGCGATGATGGACCGCGTCCGCGACGTCATCCGCCAGACCATCGGCAAAGGAGACTGA
- a CDS encoding response regulator transcription factor: MIRVVIADDERLIRESLEMILSLEDDIEVVGTADRGDLVAGLADRHDADVVLLDIDMPGLDGLQTASLLAAARPGRGIVILTGHAKPGYLHRAMRSGVRGFLSKGTMSAGALAEAVRTIHRGGRYIDPELATEAVALGTSPLSPRETEIIRLSGDGLTFPEIAGRLHLSEGTVRNYMSSAITKLGVANKVAAYRAASTAGWL, encoded by the coding sequence CCTTTCGCTGGAGGACGACATCGAGGTCGTCGGCACCGCGGACCGCGGCGACCTGGTCGCCGGCCTGGCCGACCGGCACGACGCCGACGTCGTGCTGCTCGACATCGACATGCCGGGGCTCGACGGCCTCCAGACGGCGTCCCTCCTGGCCGCCGCCCGCCCGGGGCGCGGGATCGTCATCCTCACCGGGCACGCCAAGCCGGGCTACCTGCACCGCGCCATGCGGTCGGGGGTCCGGGGCTTCCTGTCCAAGGGCACGATGTCGGCCGGCGCGCTCGCCGAGGCCGTGCGGACCATCCATCGGGGCGGCCGCTACATCGACCCCGAGCTGGCCACCGAGGCCGTCGCGCTGGGCACCAGCCCGCTGTCGCCGCGGGAGACCGAGATCATCCGGCTGTCCGGCGACGGGCTCACCTTTCCCGAGATCGCCGGACGCCTGCACCTGTCGGAGGGAACCGTGCGCAACTACATGTCCTCGGCCATCACCAAGCTCGGCGTGGCCAACAAGGTGGCCGCGTACCGTGCCGCGAGCACGGCGGGCTGGTTATGA
- a CDS encoding DmpA family aminopeptidase encodes MMRARDLGLPLTGETGPLNAITDVPGVEVGYTTLIEGDAVRTGVTAILPRGREDVHLPCAAGRYSLNGNGEMTGTVLLDETGALRLPVLITNTHAVGPCHRGVIEWTAREKPRVADEWLLPVVAETWDGYLNDINGPHVQPEHAVAAIDAAAGGPVAEGSVGGGTGMNCYAFKGGSGTSSRVVPYGADTYTVGVFVQANFGSRRELTVCGVPVGTLLADDNPMEDGAWQHPPGAGSVIAVVATDAPLLPGQCSALARRVPLGLARTGTTGSHFSGDIFLAFSTGNVLTPSEFPQGEPGYDHLRHIPWNRLDDFFAAVVLSVEEAVLNALVAATTMTGRLGRRSPGIPVDRLVDAVLSSRR; translated from the coding sequence ATGATGCGTGCCCGTGACCTCGGCCTGCCCCTGACCGGAGAGACGGGGCCGCTCAACGCGATCACCGACGTGCCCGGCGTCGAAGTCGGCTACACCACGCTGATCGAGGGCGACGCGGTCCGCACCGGCGTGACCGCGATCCTGCCGCGCGGCCGCGAGGACGTCCACCTGCCGTGCGCGGCCGGCCGGTACTCGTTGAACGGCAACGGCGAGATGACCGGCACGGTGCTGCTCGACGAGACCGGGGCGCTGCGGCTGCCGGTACTGATCACCAACACGCACGCCGTGGGGCCGTGCCACCGGGGCGTGATCGAATGGACGGCGCGGGAGAAGCCGCGCGTCGCCGACGAGTGGCTGCTGCCCGTCGTCGCCGAGACCTGGGACGGCTACCTCAACGACATCAACGGCCCGCACGTACAGCCTGAGCACGCCGTCGCCGCGATCGACGCCGCGGCCGGCGGGCCGGTCGCCGAAGGGTCGGTCGGCGGCGGAACCGGGATGAACTGCTACGCCTTCAAAGGCGGCAGCGGCACCTCGTCCCGTGTGGTGCCCTACGGCGCCGACACCTACACGGTCGGCGTGTTCGTGCAGGCCAACTTCGGCTCGCGCCGGGAGCTCACCGTGTGCGGAGTACCGGTCGGGACGCTGCTCGCCGACGACAACCCCATGGAGGACGGCGCCTGGCAGCACCCGCCCGGCGCGGGATCGGTGATCGCCGTCGTCGCCACCGACGCGCCGCTGCTCCCCGGGCAGTGCTCGGCGCTGGCCCGGCGGGTGCCGCTCGGCCTGGCACGCACCGGCACCACGGGCTCGCACTTCTCCGGGGACATCTTCCTGGCGTTCTCCACCGGCAACGTGCTCACCCCGTCGGAGTTCCCGCAGGGTGAGCCGGGTTACGACCACCTTCGCCACATCCCGTGGAACCGGCTCGACGACTTCTTCGCCGCCGTGGTGCTCTCCGTCGAGGAGGCGGTGCTCAACGCCCTGGTCGCGGCCACCACCATGACCGGACGGCTCGGACGCCGCTCACCGGGCATCCCTGTGGACCGCCTGGTGGACGCGGTGCTCAGCTCCCGGCGCTGA
- a CDS encoding amidohydrolase encodes MMRAKAQAVLADLPRNVGVLVDLYKDIHQNPELSGEENRTADTFAARLGSEGLQVLRSVGGHGVVGVLANGPGPTVLLRAELDALPLAEETGLPYSARGPAMHACGHDAHLACLAGAVRLLARRRDQWSGTLLAVGQPAEETLTGARAMLDDGLYDRFGRPDVALAQHLIPLPAGTVAHGAGPVLMAGTAQLDVTIHGEGGHAAAPHLAIDPVVTAAAVVTRLQAVVARETNPLEPVVVTVGSLHAGSRSNVIPATATMSITVRAFSDEQVDRTVAAVSRVVRAECAASAAPDPDIAVTARAPVNRNHDAAARRVRRAHESCLGPVALQPPTMASEDFPHFAAAGEVPTAYWYVGSLSPGSWAGAPGDTPLAKLASVPANHSPRFAPDPEPTLRTGTAALTVAALAHFLED; translated from the coding sequence ATGATGCGAGCAAAGGCACAGGCCGTACTCGCCGACTTACCCCGAAATGTCGGGGTTTTGGTGGATTTGTATAAGGATATCCACCAGAATCCCGAGCTTTCCGGGGAGGAGAACCGCACGGCCGACACCTTTGCCGCCAGGCTCGGCTCGGAAGGCCTCCAGGTTCTCCGGTCCGTTGGCGGGCACGGTGTGGTAGGCGTGCTCGCCAACGGGCCGGGTCCCACCGTGCTGCTCCGCGCCGAGCTCGACGCCCTGCCCCTCGCCGAAGAGACCGGCCTCCCCTACAGCGCGCGCGGGCCCGCCATGCACGCCTGCGGCCACGACGCCCACCTCGCCTGCCTGGCCGGCGCCGTACGCCTGCTGGCCCGCCGCCGCGACCAGTGGTCGGGCACGCTTCTCGCGGTCGGGCAGCCCGCGGAGGAGACCCTGACCGGCGCCCGCGCCATGCTCGACGACGGCCTGTACGACCGCTTCGGCCGCCCGGACGTCGCCCTGGCCCAGCACCTGATCCCGCTGCCCGCCGGAACGGTCGCGCACGGCGCCGGCCCGGTGCTGATGGCCGGCACGGCACAGCTCGACGTCACGATCCACGGCGAGGGCGGGCACGCGGCGGCCCCGCACCTCGCGATCGACCCCGTCGTCACCGCCGCCGCCGTCGTGACCCGGCTGCAGGCGGTGGTGGCCCGCGAGACCAACCCCCTGGAGCCCGTGGTGGTCACGGTCGGATCCCTGCACGCGGGCAGCCGGTCCAACGTCATCCCCGCCACGGCCACCATGTCGATCACCGTGCGCGCGTTCTCCGACGAGCAGGTGGACCGGACGGTGGCGGCCGTCTCCCGCGTCGTCCGCGCCGAGTGCGCCGCCTCCGCCGCCCCCGACCCGGACATCGCCGTCACCGCCCGCGCCCCGGTCAACCGCAACCACGACGCGGCGGCCCGCCGGGTGCGCCGGGCGCACGAGAGCTGCCTCGGCCCGGTCGCGCTCCAGCCCCCGACGATGGCGAGCGAGGACTTCCCCCACTTCGCCGCGGCCGGCGAGGTGCCCACGGCGTACTGGTACGTGGGCTCGCTCTCGCCCGGGTCCTGGGCCGGGGCGCCCGGCGACACGCCGCTCGCCAAGCTCGCCTCCGTGCCCGCCAACCACTCGCCGCGCTTCGCCCCCGACCCCGAGCCCACCCTGCGCACGGGCACCGCCGCATTGACCGTGGCCGCGCTCGCGCATTTCCTGGAGGACTAA